A single Streptomyces sannanensis DNA region contains:
- a CDS encoding AfsR/SARP family transcriptional regulator — MEIQILGSLAAQERGVSVVPSAAKPRQLLALLALHADRVVSVPTLMEEIWGECIPRSASTTLQTYILQLRRRLTVALDGDPLRDAKDILVTRFGGYLFQVEPGRVDAHEFERLAAAGGTAFELGDHRAASDLLRRALALWQGPALVDVPTGTVLELEVLRLNEERTTALERRIEADLRLGRHAEVVPELRVLAARNPLHEGFCAQLMRALHRTGGSWRALEAYQRLRDSLVHELGLEPSAALQDLHHAVLSGDVDLALHPATAD; from the coding sequence ATGGAGATCCAGATCCTGGGGTCGCTCGCCGCACAGGAGCGCGGCGTCTCCGTGGTGCCGAGCGCCGCCAAGCCCCGCCAGCTGCTGGCCCTGCTCGCGCTGCACGCCGACCGGGTGGTGTCGGTGCCGACGCTGATGGAGGAGATCTGGGGCGAGTGCATCCCCCGCAGCGCCTCCACCACGCTGCAGACGTACATCCTCCAGCTGCGTCGCCGGCTCACCGTGGCCCTCGACGGCGACCCGCTGCGCGACGCCAAGGACATCCTCGTCACTCGGTTCGGCGGCTATCTGTTCCAGGTGGAGCCCGGCCGGGTCGACGCCCACGAGTTCGAGCGGCTCGCCGCGGCCGGCGGCACCGCCTTCGAGCTCGGCGACCACCGCGCCGCCTCCGACCTGCTGCGCCGCGCCCTCGCCCTGTGGCAGGGCCCCGCCCTGGTCGACGTGCCGACCGGGACGGTCCTCGAACTGGAGGTGCTGCGGCTGAACGAGGAGCGGACGACCGCGCTCGAGCGTCGCATCGAGGCGGACCTGAGACTCGGCCGGCACGCCGAGGTGGTGCCCGAACTGCGCGTCCTGGCCGCCCGCAACCCGCTCCACGAGGGCTTCTGCGCCCAGCTGATGCGCGCCCTGCACCGCACGGGCGGCAGCTGGCGCGCCCTGGAGGCCTACCAGCGACTGCGCGACTCACTGGTCCACGAACTGGGCCTGGAGCCCTCCGCCGCACTCCAGGACCTCCACCACGCGGTCCTGTCCGGCGACGTGGACCTGGCCCTGCACCCGGCGACGGCGGACTGA
- a CDS encoding acyl-CoA carboxylase subunit beta: protein MTTFDELLAPTIAPAPAPPPTPDPTPDLGRSTDELKRLKEELSRGPDPEATRRQHAKGKLTAPERLQLLFDEGTFTEIEPLRRHRAAGFGLEARKPHGDGVVIGWGLVHGRTVFAYAHDFRVFGGALGEAHAEKIHKVIDLAEAAGAPVVGLSDGAGARIQEGVTALAGYGGIFRRNTRASGVIPQISVILGPCAGGAAYSPALTDFVFMVRGTSQMFITGPDVVQAVTGEQITHDGLGGADVHAGLSGVSGFVYDDEADCLADVRHLLSLLPQNNRELPPVVRTDDPADRRTEALTSLVPAGPQQAYNMRAVIEEIVDDGDYFEVHEAWAQNVVCALARLDGHVVGVVANQPTALAGVLDIHGSEKAARFVQFCDAFNIPLVTLVDVPGFLPGVDQEHNGIIRHGAKLLYAYCNATVPRISLVLRKAYGGAYIVMDSRSIGADLSFAWPTNEIAVMGAEGAANVVFRREIAASDDPEATRTRLIKEYRTELMHPYYAAERGLVDDIIDPAATRTVLIRSLAMLRSKHAPLPERKHGNPPT from the coding sequence ATGACGACCTTCGACGAACTGCTCGCCCCGACCATCGCACCGGCACCGGCACCGCCCCCCACCCCCGATCCGACTCCCGACCTGGGCCGCTCCACCGACGAGCTGAAACGTCTGAAGGAGGAGTTGAGCCGGGGCCCCGACCCGGAGGCCACCCGGCGCCAGCACGCGAAGGGCAAGCTGACGGCACCCGAGCGGCTCCAACTGCTCTTCGACGAGGGCACGTTCACCGAGATCGAGCCGCTGCGCCGGCACCGGGCCGCAGGCTTCGGTCTGGAAGCTCGCAAGCCGCACGGCGACGGCGTGGTGATCGGCTGGGGCCTGGTGCACGGCCGTACGGTCTTCGCGTACGCCCATGACTTCCGCGTCTTCGGCGGCGCCCTGGGCGAGGCCCACGCGGAGAAGATCCACAAGGTGATCGACCTGGCGGAGGCGGCGGGCGCGCCCGTCGTCGGCCTGAGCGACGGCGCCGGCGCCCGCATCCAGGAGGGCGTGACGGCGCTCGCCGGATACGGCGGCATCTTCCGCCGCAACACCCGCGCGTCCGGGGTGATACCGCAGATCAGCGTCATCCTGGGCCCGTGCGCGGGCGGCGCCGCCTACTCCCCCGCGCTCACCGACTTCGTGTTCATGGTGCGCGGCACCTCTCAGATGTTCATCACGGGTCCGGACGTGGTGCAGGCGGTGACCGGCGAGCAGATCACCCACGATGGCCTCGGCGGCGCCGACGTGCACGCGGGCCTTTCGGGCGTGTCGGGTTTCGTCTACGACGACGAGGCGGACTGCCTGGCGGACGTCCGCCACCTGCTCTCCCTGCTCCCCCAGAACAACCGCGAGCTGCCCCCGGTGGTCCGCACCGACGACCCGGCCGACCGCCGCACCGAGGCGCTGACCTCACTGGTGCCGGCCGGCCCCCAGCAGGCGTACAACATGCGGGCGGTCATCGAGGAGATCGTCGACGACGGCGACTACTTCGAGGTCCACGAGGCGTGGGCGCAGAACGTGGTGTGCGCGCTGGCCCGCCTGGACGGCCATGTCGTCGGGGTGGTCGCCAACCAGCCCACCGCGCTCGCCGGCGTCCTCGACATCCACGGCTCGGAGAAGGCCGCCCGCTTCGTGCAGTTCTGCGACGCGTTCAACATCCCGCTGGTCACCCTGGTCGACGTACCGGGCTTCCTGCCCGGCGTGGACCAGGAGCACAACGGCATCATCCGCCACGGCGCGAAGCTCCTCTACGCCTACTGCAACGCGACGGTGCCGCGGATCTCCCTGGTGCTCCGCAAGGCGTACGGCGGCGCCTACATCGTCATGGACTCCCGCTCGATCGGCGCGGACCTCTCCTTCGCCTGGCCGACCAACGAGATCGCGGTGATGGGCGCGGAGGGCGCGGCCAACGTCGTCTTCCGCCGCGAGATCGCCGCCTCCGACGACCCCGAGGCGACCCGCACCCGCCTCATCAAGGAGTACAGGACCGAACTGATGCACCCCTACTACGCCGCCGAACGCGGCCTGGTCGACGACATCATCGACCCGGCCGCCACCCGCACGGTCCTCATCCGCTCTCTCGCCATGCTCCGGTCCAAGCACGCCCCCCTCCCGGAACGCAAACACGGCAACCCCCCGACGTAA
- a CDS encoding S9 family peptidase — MTDLIEVPEFPGQFARTRRFALGIPGRFTVSPDGDRVLFTRSTHGADPVSRLWLYEDGEERILVDPPALGGEEEVPEEERIRRERARESSSGVVAYATDREARLVAFTLGGALWLVRTDGGAPWPVPTAGPVVDPRPSPDGTLVAYVTGGTLRVVRTDGTEDRLLAAPEGPGVTYGLSDHVSAESMGRLRGHWWSPDGDALLVARVDTSAVQRWYLADPAHPERAPRAIPYPAAGTANAEVSLHIVPLQGDRVPVRLPAAADEHPAGGEWTDPSFEYVPTACWDAYGPLVSVQTRDQRSVYVLSVDPVTGETERRHHATDHAWVELVPGTPVRMPSGGPVLPWIREGDRGLRLGDAVTPRGLQVESVLGTAGERLFFTAAEEPTEIHVWSYDPEDGCVRISDRPGVHTAAAGGNTVVLDSRTPDGHTVTVLRDGKPAGRIAVLAEEPVVTPRPVLLSLGERKLRSRLFLPSWHEPGARKLPVLLSPYSGPGLQLVVQARTWHAAVCQWFAEQGFAVLVTDGRGTPGRDHAWEKSVHGDQLTPVLEDQVDALHAAAERYPELDLERVAVRGWSFGGFLAAGAVLHRPDVFHAAVAGAAPTDLRLYDTHWKERYLGHPDVQPENYERCSLVAHAHRLTRPLLLVHGLADDNVVAAHMLRFSSALLAAGRPHQVLPLPSATHMAMGKGVADGLLRMELDFLKKSLRR, encoded by the coding sequence ATGACCGATCTCATCGAAGTACCCGAATTTCCGGGCCAGTTCGCCAGGACCCGTCGTTTCGCGCTGGGCATCCCCGGCCGGTTCACGGTCTCCCCGGACGGTGACCGTGTGCTGTTCACACGGAGCACGCACGGCGCCGATCCGGTGAGCCGGCTGTGGCTGTACGAGGACGGCGAGGAGCGGATACTCGTCGATCCGCCCGCCCTCGGCGGTGAGGAGGAGGTGCCGGAGGAGGAGCGGATCCGCCGTGAGCGCGCCCGTGAGTCCTCCTCCGGTGTGGTGGCGTACGCGACCGACCGCGAGGCGCGGCTCGTGGCCTTCACGCTGGGGGGCGCGCTCTGGCTGGTGCGGACGGACGGGGGCGCCCCCTGGCCGGTGCCCACGGCCGGTCCCGTGGTCGATCCGCGTCCCTCCCCCGACGGCACGCTGGTCGCGTACGTCACCGGGGGCACGCTCCGGGTCGTACGCACCGACGGCACGGAGGACAGGCTGCTGGCCGCACCGGAGGGGCCCGGCGTGACATACGGGCTGTCCGACCACGTATCGGCCGAATCGATGGGGCGGCTGCGCGGCCACTGGTGGTCGCCGGACGGGGATGCCCTGCTGGTCGCGCGCGTGGACACCTCCGCGGTCCAGCGCTGGTACCTGGCCGACCCCGCGCATCCGGAGCGGGCCCCGCGCGCCATCCCGTATCCGGCCGCGGGCACCGCCAACGCCGAGGTGTCGCTGCACATCGTGCCGCTGCAGGGGGACCGCGTGCCGGTCCGGCTCCCGGCAGCCGCGGACGAGCACCCTGCCGGCGGCGAGTGGACCGACCCGTCCTTCGAGTACGTCCCGACGGCCTGCTGGGACGCGTACGGTCCGCTCGTCTCCGTACAGACCCGCGACCAGCGCTCGGTATACGTCCTGTCCGTCGACCCGGTGACCGGGGAGACCGAGCGCCGGCACCATGCCACCGACCACGCGTGGGTGGAGCTCGTGCCCGGCACCCCGGTGCGCATGCCGTCCGGCGGGCCGGTCCTTCCCTGGATCAGGGAGGGCGACCGCGGCCTGCGTCTGGGGGATGCGGTCACCCCGCGGGGGCTCCAGGTGGAGTCGGTCCTGGGCACGGCGGGCGAGCGGCTGTTCTTCACCGCCGCCGAGGAGCCGACAGAGATCCACGTCTGGTCGTACGACCCCGAGGACGGCTGCGTCCGGATCAGCGACCGGCCGGGCGTCCACACGGCCGCGGCGGGCGGCAACACCGTGGTGCTGGACAGCAGGACCCCCGACGGGCACACGGTGACGGTGCTGCGCGACGGGAAGCCGGCCGGCCGGATAGCGGTGCTCGCCGAGGAGCCGGTCGTCACGCCCCGGCCGGTGCTGCTCTCGCTGGGCGAACGGAAGTTGCGCAGCCGGCTGTTCCTGCCGTCCTGGCACGAACCGGGGGCCCGGAAGCTACCGGTGCTGCTCAGCCCGTATTCCGGGCCCGGCCTGCAGCTCGTGGTGCAGGCCCGCACCTGGCACGCGGCGGTGTGCCAGTGGTTCGCCGAACAGGGCTTCGCGGTGCTGGTCACGGACGGGCGCGGCACGCCGGGGCGGGACCATGCCTGGGAGAAGTCCGTCCACGGCGACCAGTTGACCCCGGTGCTGGAGGACCAGGTGGACGCCCTGCACGCCGCCGCCGAGCGGTACCCGGAGCTGGACCTGGAGCGGGTCGCGGTGCGCGGCTGGTCGTTCGGCGGGTTCCTGGCCGCGGGGGCCGTGCTGCACCGCCCGGATGTCTTCCATGCGGCCGTCGCCGGGGCCGCTCCCACCGATCTGCGGCTCTACGACACGCACTGGAAGGAGCGCTATCTCGGCCACCCGGACGTCCAGCCGGAGAACTACGAACGTTGCTCCCTGGTGGCGCACGCCCATCGGCTGACCCGGCCTCTGCTCCTGGTGCACGGTCTCGCCGACGACAATGTGGTGGCAGCACACATGCTGCGGTTCTCCTCGGCGCTTCTGGCCGCCGGGCGGCCGCACCAGGTGCTTCCGCTGCCCAGCGCCACCCATATGGCCATGGGGAAGGGTGTGGCGGACGGATTGCTCCGGATGGAGCTGGACTTCCTGAAGAAGTCGCTGCGTCGTTGA
- a CDS encoding Rieske (2Fe-2S) protein, with protein sequence MATEEGNTVMTAAQESERPLGRRTVVAAVGAAGLGVALTACGGSEAKSTADEADKAAAEKPQDTGNGAAQQPLAKTADIPVGGGKVFAAEGVVVTQPAAGDFKAFSSKCTHQGCAVKDVVGDSINCPCHDSKFSAADGSVKAGPATRPLPTMAIKVEGDTITLG encoded by the coding sequence ATGGCCACCGAGGAAGGGAACACCGTCATGACCGCAGCGCAGGAGTCCGAGCGGCCGCTGGGGCGCCGTACCGTCGTAGCAGCCGTGGGGGCCGCAGGGCTCGGCGTGGCGCTGACCGCCTGCGGCGGCTCGGAGGCCAAGTCCACCGCCGACGAGGCCGACAAGGCCGCCGCCGAGAAGCCTCAGGACACCGGCAACGGCGCCGCGCAACAGCCGCTGGCCAAGACCGCCGACATCCCGGTGGGCGGCGGCAAGGTCTTCGCCGCCGAGGGGGTGGTGGTCACCCAGCCGGCCGCGGGCGACTTCAAGGCTTTCTCCTCCAAGTGCACCCACCAGGGCTGCGCGGTGAAGGACGTCGTGGGCGACTCCATCAACTGCCCCTGCCACGACAGCAAGTTCAGCGCCGCCGACGGCAGCGTGAAGGCCGGTCCGGCCACTCGGCCGCTGCCCACCATGGCCATCAAGGTCGAGGGGGACACGATCACTCTCGGCTGA
- a CDS encoding LysR family transcriptional regulator produces MLNLERLRTLDAVARHGSVSGAADGLHVTTSAVSQQLAKLEREAGQPLLAKNGRGVRLTDAGRLLAEHAARILSQVERAQADLEAQRGRAVGELRTAGFPTAVRGLFPAALVALRAEHPQLSVCSQELEPEDSVRRVVRGDLDLAVVLDWYNKPLPLPDGLAKRALLDDQADVAMPADHPLAHRTEVDLEDFADDEWITWPEGEFCRDWLMFTLRGKDIEPRIAHVAEEHATQLALIAAGLGVSIAPRLGRGPVPPGVRVVPVRHAMRRHVYAVWRADADRRPSIRAAVDALAAAGRGPADD; encoded by the coding sequence ATGTTGAACCTGGAGCGTCTGCGCACCCTCGACGCGGTGGCCCGGCACGGCTCGGTCAGCGGGGCCGCCGACGGGCTGCATGTCACCACCTCCGCCGTCTCCCAGCAGCTGGCCAAGCTGGAGCGGGAGGCGGGCCAGCCACTACTGGCCAAGAACGGCCGCGGCGTCCGGCTCACGGACGCGGGCCGGCTGCTGGCGGAACACGCCGCCCGCATCCTCTCCCAGGTGGAGCGGGCCCAAGCTGATCTGGAGGCCCAGCGCGGCCGGGCCGTCGGCGAGCTGCGCACCGCCGGATTCCCCACCGCCGTGCGAGGGCTCTTCCCCGCCGCCCTCGTCGCACTGCGCGCCGAGCATCCCCAGCTGAGTGTCTGCTCGCAGGAACTCGAACCGGAGGATTCGGTACGCCGGGTGGTCCGTGGAGACCTCGACCTGGCGGTCGTACTCGACTGGTACAACAAGCCGCTGCCCCTGCCCGACGGGCTCGCCAAGCGCGCACTCCTCGACGACCAGGCCGATGTCGCGATGCCCGCGGACCACCCGCTCGCTCACCGCACGGAGGTGGACCTCGAGGACTTCGCCGACGACGAGTGGATCACCTGGCCCGAGGGGGAGTTCTGCCGTGACTGGCTGATGTTCACCTTGCGCGGCAAGGACATCGAGCCGCGGATCGCGCATGTCGCGGAGGAGCACGCCACCCAGCTCGCGCTGATCGCGGCGGGCCTGGGCGTCAGCATCGCGCCGCGGCTCGGCCGCGGTCCGGTGCCGCCCGGTGTGCGGGTGGTCCCGGTCCGGCACGCCATGCGCCGGCATGTGTACGCGGTGTGGCGCGCCGACGCCGACCGGCGCCCGTCGATCAGGGCTGCGGTCGACGCGCTGGCCGCCGCGGGCCGGGGGCCGGCCGACGACTGA
- a CDS encoding DMT family transporter yields MSTATSSRSLTATSPSVRGRPAVDWRVRFAVLSLIWGFSFLLIKVGTEGFAPFQVTLGRLVFGTAVLATAMAVKRERLPRGVRTWAHLTVAAFLLNALPFSLFAYSELTIPSALAGICNATSPLWGMVLSLVALSEDRPTRRRAAGLGLGFLGVLTVLGAWQGFSGLDAGGTAMALLASLSYPVGWIYLRRTLAGTGHSNLSMTGAQLFLGTIQLALVTPLFTTLPTSFPVVPLLAVVALGALGTGFAVLVQYGLVAEVGPTTAQMVTYFIPVVATVAGVTLLGEQLSWNTPVGAVIVLAGAALTQSRPKAAQS; encoded by the coding sequence ATGAGCACTGCGACCTCATCCAGGAGTCTGACCGCCACCTCCCCCTCCGTACGCGGCCGTCCCGCCGTGGACTGGCGCGTCCGTTTCGCTGTGCTCTCCCTCATCTGGGGCTTCAGCTTTCTGCTGATCAAGGTGGGGACCGAGGGGTTCGCACCTTTCCAGGTCACCCTCGGCCGCCTGGTGTTCGGTACGGCCGTACTGGCCACCGCCATGGCGGTCAAGCGCGAGCGGCTGCCGCGCGGGGTACGCACCTGGGCACACCTCACCGTGGCCGCCTTCCTTCTCAACGCCCTGCCGTTCTCCCTCTTCGCGTACTCCGAGCTGACGATCCCCTCGGCCCTCGCGGGCATCTGCAACGCCACCTCGCCGCTGTGGGGCATGGTGCTGTCGCTGGTCGCGCTCTCCGAGGACCGCCCGACCCGCCGACGGGCCGCCGGCCTCGGCCTCGGCTTCCTCGGCGTGCTGACCGTGCTCGGCGCCTGGCAGGGCTTCTCCGGACTGGACGCGGGCGGCACCGCGATGGCACTGCTGGCCTCCCTCAGCTACCCGGTCGGCTGGATCTATCTGCGCCGCACCCTGGCCGGCACCGGCCACTCCAATCTCTCGATGACCGGCGCCCAGCTCTTCCTGGGCACGATCCAACTCGCACTGGTCACCCCGCTGTTCACCACCCTGCCGACCTCGTTCCCGGTCGTCCCGCTGCTCGCCGTGGTGGCGCTGGGCGCTCTCGGCACGGGCTTCGCGGTGCTCGTCCAGTACGGCCTGGTCGCCGAGGTCGGCCCGACGACCGCGCAGATGGTCACGTACTTCATCCCGGTCGTCGCCACCGTCGCCGGCGTCACGCTGCTCGGCGAGCAGCTCAGCTGGAACACCCCGGTCGGCGCGGTCATCGTGCTGGCGGGCGCCGCACTGACGCAGAGCAGGCCGAAGGCGGCTCAGTCGTAA
- a CDS encoding aminotransferase class I/II-fold pyridoxal phosphate-dependent enzyme, which produces MLGEYRIEGRRASEIAASVERAIGAGELEPGQLLPPLRELATHLGVNPNTVAAAYRTLRDRGVIETAGRRGSRVRPRPSSTARDAGRFDVPEGVRNIANGNPDVALLPPLADALAAAGRHNAERPGLYGQESVDADLARLARAALDADGVPDGPIAVLSGSLDAIERVLAAHLRPGDPVAVEDPGWAALLDLVPALGLRPVPVAVDDEGPLPEAVERALSGGARAIIVTCRAQNPTGAVVSTARAAELRTVLAAHPGVLLIEDDHGSGIVDLPLQSLAVGTGSWALVRSVAKAYGPDLRIAVLTGDALTVDRVRGRQRLGPGWVSRLLQRAVVHLWETGAVDAARVAAGYAERRDALVRALGERGVEAHGRSGFNVWVPVPDETAVVARLLHAGWAVAPGARFRISSPPGVRISISTLTADDIGPLADAVASASGPAPGRRYD; this is translated from the coding sequence GTGCTAGGAGAGTATCGGATCGAAGGGCGGCGCGCATCGGAGATCGCCGCCAGCGTCGAGCGCGCTATCGGTGCGGGCGAGCTGGAGCCCGGTCAACTACTGCCGCCGCTCAGGGAGTTGGCGACCCATCTGGGTGTGAACCCGAATACGGTCGCCGCCGCCTATCGCACTCTGCGTGACCGAGGGGTGATCGAGACGGCGGGCCGGCGGGGGAGCCGGGTGCGTCCGCGGCCCTCCAGTACCGCACGCGATGCCGGGCGCTTCGACGTCCCTGAGGGCGTGCGCAACATCGCGAACGGCAATCCCGACGTCGCACTGCTGCCACCGCTGGCCGATGCCCTGGCGGCGGCCGGCCGGCACAACGCAGAACGGCCCGGGCTGTACGGGCAGGAGTCCGTCGACGCGGACCTGGCGCGGCTGGCCCGCGCCGCCCTGGACGCGGACGGAGTCCCGGACGGGCCGATCGCGGTGCTGTCGGGATCGCTGGACGCCATCGAGCGGGTGCTCGCCGCGCACCTCAGACCGGGTGACCCGGTGGCTGTCGAGGACCCCGGATGGGCCGCGCTGCTCGACCTCGTGCCGGCGCTCGGTCTACGGCCCGTACCGGTGGCCGTGGACGACGAAGGGCCCCTTCCCGAAGCGGTGGAGCGGGCGCTGAGCGGCGGTGCCCGGGCGATCATCGTCACCTGTCGCGCCCAGAACCCGACGGGCGCCGTCGTGAGCACCGCGCGCGCCGCGGAACTGCGGACCGTGCTCGCCGCGCACCCCGGGGTGCTGCTCATCGAGGATGACCACGGCAGCGGCATCGTCGACCTTCCACTGCAGTCGCTCGCCGTGGGCACGGGCAGCTGGGCGCTGGTCCGCTCCGTCGCCAAGGCGTACGGGCCGGACCTGCGGATCGCGGTGCTCACCGGTGACGCGCTGACGGTGGACCGGGTGCGGGGGCGGCAGCGGCTCGGTCCCGGCTGGGTCAGCCGGCTGTTGCAGCGTGCCGTGGTGCATCTGTGGGAGACAGGCGCGGTGGACGCCGCGCGGGTCGCGGCCGGGTACGCCGAGCGCAGGGACGCTCTGGTGCGTGCGCTGGGGGAGCGGGGGGTCGAGGCGCACGGGCGCAGCGGCTTCAACGTCTGGGTGCCGGTGCCCGACGAGACCGCTGTGGTGGCGAGGCTGCTGCACGCCGGATGGGCCGTGGCGCCGGGGGCCCGATTCCGGATCTCCTCGCCGCCCGGAGTGCGGATCAGCATCTCGACCCTGACGGCGGACGACATCGGGCCGCTCGCCGACGCCGTGGCGTCCGCGAGCGGCCCCGCGCCGGGGAGGCGTTACGACTGA
- a CDS encoding pyridoxamine 5'-phosphate oxidase family protein — MPDTAGYEPTERTVPTRSRERASYDKELVHAILDEAYVCHLGFVRDGAPVVLPTLYGRVGERLYVHGSTGSRPLHMAGRAEPGLPVCLTVTHVDGLVLARSAFHHSINYRSVVVHGIATQVTDPEEKRTALDALVDHVVPGRSLDSRPADAKELAATAVLRLDLDEVSAKVRTGGPNDDEEDLTLPHWTGVVPLVRSYGTPVPADDLDPAVTLPDYLAAL; from the coding sequence ATGCCGGACACCGCTGGCTACGAGCCCACCGAGCGCACCGTCCCCACCCGCTCGCGCGAACGTGCCTCGTACGACAAGGAACTGGTCCACGCGATACTCGACGAGGCGTACGTCTGCCACCTGGGCTTCGTACGCGACGGCGCGCCGGTGGTCCTGCCCACGCTCTACGGCCGCGTCGGCGAGCGGCTCTACGTCCACGGCTCGACCGGATCGCGCCCGCTGCACATGGCGGGCCGGGCCGAGCCCGGTCTGCCCGTCTGCCTGACCGTCACCCATGTCGACGGCCTGGTGCTCGCCCGCTCCGCCTTCCACCACTCCATCAACTACCGCTCGGTCGTGGTCCACGGCATTGCCACCCAGGTCACCGACCCGGAAGAGAAGCGCACCGCGCTCGACGCGCTGGTCGACCATGTGGTCCCCGGCCGCTCCCTCGACTCGCGTCCCGCCGACGCCAAGGAACTGGCCGCCACCGCTGTGCTCCGGCTGGACCTCGACGAGGTCTCCGCCAAGGTACGCACCGGCGGCCCCAACGACGACGAGGAGGATCTGACCCTCCCGCACTGGACCGGCGTCGTCCCGCTCGTACGCAGCTACGGCACCCCCGTCCCGGCCGACGACCTCGACCCGGCCGTCACCCTGCCCGACTACCTCGCCGCCCTCTGA
- a CDS encoding FMN-binding negative transcriptional regulator, with product MHRASGRCTVRPGARRLLRRGDHHLARPNPLWPALEADPRVLLSVVDDYVFVPGPWQAPPHMPAEHDTPTGFYAAVQLRCTAHVVDDPAEKADLLNRQVGHFQPEEIRERTAAGLAARGGPNAPEAAARHARRSAWWSASNRSG from the coding sequence ATGCACCGTGCGTCCGGCCGATGCACGGTACGGCCCGGAGCGCGGCGGCTTCTGCGGCGAGGTGATCACCACCTGGCCCGCCCCAACCCGCTGTGGCCGGCCCTCGAGGCCGACCCGCGGGTCCTGCTGAGCGTCGTCGACGACTACGTCTTCGTCCCGGGCCCGTGGCAGGCGCCGCCGCACATGCCCGCCGAGCACGACACGCCGACCGGCTTCTACGCCGCGGTGCAACTGCGCTGCACCGCGCACGTCGTGGACGATCCGGCGGAGAAGGCCGACCTGCTCAACCGGCAGGTCGGCCACTTCCAGCCGGAAGAGATACGGGAACGCACCGCCGCCGGCCTGGCCGCCCGAGGCGGACCGAACGCCCCCGAGGCGGCCGCCCGCCACGCACGCCGCAGCGCATGGTGGTCAGCCTCGAACCGGTCCGGCTGA
- a CDS encoding DMT family transporter, translated as MRRSHVSIASSSGLPVGRGLFYLVVAGVAWGTAGAAASLVFGASDLGPLALSFWRCAGGLVLLLVARALRPRREAAPAESRRRRLLRILGTGIGLTVFQSAYFAAVEATGLAVGTVVTLGAGPVFIAVGARLTMGERIGGGGLAAVAGALGGLAVLVLGSGGGTVRPAGVALALLSAAGYAAITLLTRWLGRSGEGGDPSSTTAWAFAIGTVSLLPFAAAEGLLPHTAEPVTVLGLLIYVAAVPTALAYALYFAGAAVVRAATVSVIMLLEPVSAAVIAVALLGEKLTTATVSGTLLLLTAVLGLAFAEARTSVVARRSA; from the coding sequence ATGCGGAGAAGCCACGTGTCGATTGCTTCCTCATCCGGCCTGCCCGTCGGGCGTGGTCTGTTCTACCTCGTCGTTGCCGGTGTCGCCTGGGGCACCGCGGGGGCCGCGGCCTCCCTGGTCTTCGGCGCCAGTGACCTCGGTCCTCTCGCCCTCTCCTTCTGGCGTTGCGCCGGAGGACTGGTACTGCTGCTTGTAGCGCGGGCACTGCGCCCCCGCCGGGAGGCGGCACCGGCCGAGTCCCGCCGCCGGCGGCTGCTGCGGATCCTGGGCACCGGGATCGGGTTGACGGTGTTCCAGAGCGCCTACTTCGCCGCCGTCGAGGCGACCGGGCTCGCCGTCGGGACCGTGGTCACGCTCGGGGCCGGGCCCGTGTTCATCGCCGTCGGGGCGCGGCTGACCATGGGGGAGCGGATCGGTGGGGGCGGTCTCGCCGCCGTTGCCGGGGCGCTCGGCGGGCTCGCGGTGCTCGTGCTGGGCAGCGGCGGCGGTACGGTCCGGCCCGCCGGCGTGGCCCTGGCGCTGCTGTCCGCGGCCGGGTACGCCGCGATCACACTACTGACCCGGTGGCTCGGGCGCTCCGGCGAGGGCGGCGATCCGTCGTCCACGACGGCCTGGGCGTTCGCCATCGGGACGGTGTCCCTGCTGCCCTTCGCCGCGGCGGAGGGGCTGCTGCCGCACACCGCGGAGCCGGTGACGGTGCTGGGGCTGCTGATCTATGTCGCGGCCGTGCCGACCGCGCTCGCGTACGCCCTGTACTTCGCTGGGGCGGCGGTCGTGCGGGCCGCGACCGTCTCCGTGATCATGCTGCTCGAGCCGGTCAGCGCGGCGGTCATCGCCGTGGCCCTGCTGGGCGAGAAGCTCACCACGGCTACGGTGAGCGGGACGCTGCTGCTGCTCACCGCGGTGCTGGGCCTCGCGTTCGCGGAGGCCCGCACCTCGGTGGTGGCACGCCGGAGCGCGTAG